The window CTCACGAACAAACTCCGAGAAGTGCCTGTGCTTAAAGTGCTTGGCTATCCTGGCCTTTGGCTGCAATTGCTCACAACAAAAGAACCCTCTGGCGATCAAGTCGAGGTAGCCATTGCAAGTTTTAATGAACTTCTTCGTTTAGAGGAAGCGTCTGAGAAACAAGCGTCAGATTCTGCTCATCAAGTGATCTAACTTATAAATCCGGTAAATTCCTTCGGAGGTGGACAGTTATGAATCGCCGAGTACATCCTGCTTTTACCATTATTTTCGCTTTAGGTATTTTGGGATTTGTGTATTTACTCACAACGAATCCAGGCAGACTTTTTACAATGCTGCTATCAGTTGTGATCATTGGAGCGGCTCTATTTTTCCTATTTAGATGGCTGATGAATCGAAGAACTGGAACAGAGGGCAATCTTTATCGTAAAGCAGTCAAACAATCAAAACGTCGCTACCAGCAGCCTAAACCAAAAACGAAAAGCCAGATGAAAAATCGGGTCACTCATTTGCGAAGCGTGCCGACTGACCACAAGTCTAAGCCCGTCCTTCTCAAAAAGAAAAGCCAAACACAGTTAACTGTGATTGAAGGCAAGAAAAACAAAAAGAAAAATCGCGCCTTGTTTTAAAATGTCCAGCTTTTTAAAAATTGCTCGGCTTTCTGTCTGCCTAGATCGACAAGCGCCTTTTTCTTTTCTGTCATCAGATGAAAATCAGTGGCAATGACGTGTTCTACAGGAATAAAAATAACATGACGTTCGTGTTTTGTGGCAATGTGTCTTTCGTCATGAGCACCACGCATCGTTTCAAAAAGAGCGCCAAACAGTTCAAACGCATTGCGGATGGAGTGTTGAGGGCGTTCTTTTTCGTTTGGGGTTAATGTGACACCGACGAACGGTCTTTTTTTCTCTTCCGCAAACAACCAAATTGGAAAATTGCTAAGCACTCCTCCATCCACAATGGTACAAATGCCTTTTGATGACCTTAGTTTGACAGGCTCGAAAAAATACGGCAGGCTGCAACTCATCCGAATCGCCCTTGCAACGGAAAAGCGCTCTGGATTTAAGCCGTATGAAGGAAGGTCGTCTGGCAGCACGAGGATTTTCCCATTTGTTAAATCAGAGGCAACAATTTTCAGCGAATCTTTTTTGAGATCTCCAAATACGGTGACCCCTTTTCGTTTCAACACATCTGTCAGCCATTTTTCCAGCCGGTCGCCTTTGTACAGACCGAGGCGCCAGTAAATGGATACCCACCTGAGCATTTTAAACGGAATGAATTGGCATCTCCTATCAAGCAAATGATGTTCATCCATTTCATCTAAAAGCTCCCGAATCTCCTGACTTGTAAAACCTGCTGCGATGAGTGAAGCAATGATCGCTCCAGCACTTGTACCAGCAAGACGGACAAATTGATATCCTCTCGCTTCAAGCGCTTCATAGGCACCCGCAAGTGCTGCCCCTTTAATGCCTCCACCTGAGAACACACCATCTATCTTCATCAAGGAGCCCCCTTTGATATCACGCTATTAATAGTGTAAGAGCATATGCTTTCAATTAGAACTTTAATCAAAAAGGACACCCATGCTGAGGGTGTCCTTTCAGCGTGTAGACAAACCCTCGCATTCGTTGTCAGGTCTGCGCTCCGGTGCTCACGAATGTCAAATTCGCTCCGCTCCGGTACTCGTCCTTCCTAGACTGCAAAGGTTTTCAAGTCACGCTGAAAAAAAAGAAGACAAAGGGCTAAAATAAAGTTCATTTTAGCCCTTTGTCAACAATATGAAAGAACACCCTTGCTGAGGGTGTCCTTTTTCTTAAGATTCTTGATTTGTTTGTTCGTTTTTCTTTTGAATCGCTTTCAGCTGAACAGATCGCTCGTCGTTTTCTTCAAAGAATTGAACGAGATCGCCGATGCGGTCAATGCTGTTCCAGCTGAGATGATGTTCAATGCCTTCTACATCATCATAAATTTTCTCTTCATCTACACCAATGATTCTTAAAAATTGCTCTAGCAGTTCATGTCTGTATACGAGACGTTTTCCAATTTTTTTGCCTTTCGGGGTTAAAATTAGACCACGATACTTCTCATAAATGAGGTATTCATCTTTATCTAGCTTCTGAACCATTTTTGTTACAGAGGAGGGATGGACAGCGAGTGCTTCTGCAATATCAGAGACTCTGGCATATCCTTTTTCTTCTATCAGCATATATATTTGTTCAATGTAATCTTCCATACTAGGTGTAGTCATAAAACCCCTCCATAATGCACCTTTACTTAATAATCATAACAATTCTACACCATCGCCCATTAAAAAACAAGGAGTGTCCACTGTCTTAACGCTTGTAATTCCACTCGTCTGAGGCATATTTCGTTTTGGCGAGATGATGAACAAACGCTAATTCTTCATCTGTCAGCTCATAAGGCACAAGCTCAATATTTAACCCTTTTTCAAATCCTCGTTTAAACGCAACACGCGCATCGTCTATTGTACAGGTTCGGTCTGAGATTTCATTGATGGCGACCGCTTTGTTTTTAAAGCTCCGCTGCATCCGCTCTCTCACACGGTCGTTTGGATAAAGAAATAAATCGAACAATTTGTCCTCATCAAGGTCAATTAAGATGGAGCCGTGCTGGAGGATCACTCCTTTTTGTCTCGTTTGAGCACTGCCTGCTACCTTTCTGCCTTCTACGACAAGCTCATACCAGGAAGGAGCATCGAAGCATACAGACGATCTTGGATTTTTTAAGCTTTCTTTTTCTTTATCTGTACGAGGAATGGCAAAATATGCATCGAGTCCCAGTTCTTTAAAGCCCTCTAAAATGCCTTCTGAAATGACGCGGTATGCCTCTGTCACCGTCGCTGGCATTTCTGGATGTTCCTCTGACACAATCACGCTGTAGGTCAGCTCCTGATCATGAAGAACCCCCCGCCCTCCAGTTGGTCTGCGGACAAACCCAAGACCATAGCGCTCGACTGCTTCCATGTTGATTTCCTTTTCAACATGCTGAAAATACCCAACAGACAATGTCGCCGGATTCCATCCATAAAAACGGATGACAGGCGGGATGAGCTTCTCACTATGCCAATAAAGCAAGGCTTCATCCATTGCCATGTTAAAGGCTGGGTCTTGATTTCCTGTATCAATGAAACACCATTTCTCTTTTTGCATATAAAAATCCCTTCTCTTTTACGTAGTCAATGTTAGATGATGGTGATGGCCACCGGTTTTCTCTCTTCATCAGTCTATCAAATAGGGAACGAATTGAAAATAATTCTTACCATTTATGATGACAAGTTTCTTTTGCTTTACTATAATAGTATTTGTCTAAAACGTACCATCAGACAGGCTACTGTGCTGATGCTCAAGAAGGAGTCGAGTTGTATTGTCAATATTCAACTATATCGTCCTCTCACTTTGTGGACTTTTCGTTCTTTATTCCATCGGCAGCTACATTTATCAGCAGCGCATTATGAAAACGCTGACGGAAGCAGAATTTATTAAAGGTTACCGCAAAGCTCAACTCATTGATGTGAGAGAGCCAAATGAGTTTGAAGGCGGACATATTTTAGGGGCAAGAAACATCCCCCTTTCCCAGCTAAAGCAGCGCAAAAATGAAATTCGTCCTGACAAGCCTGTTTATCTCTATTGCCAAAACAATTTAAGAAGCGGAAAAGCAGCTCAAACTTTACGTAAAAACGGCTGTCGTGAGATTTATAATTTAAAAGGCGGCTTTAAAAAATGGGGCGGCCGCATCAAAACAAAGAACTAACAAAAAAGACTCTGGGAGCGTGGTCCCCCTGAGTCTTTTTTTCTTTATCTTTCAAAAACGAGGACTGGATTCCGCGCGGCCTTTGTTTCGTCCATTCGTTTGACGACCGTCGTATGCGGCGCTTCCTGTACCACTTCTGGATTCTCTTCTGCTTCTTTGGCAATCTGAATCATCGCTTCGATGAAGGCATCAAGAGTTTCTTTTGATTCTGTTTCAGTTGGTTCAATCATGATACATTCCTCTACATTGAGCGGGAAGTAGATCGTTGGCGGATGATAGCCAAAATCAAGTAATCGTTTAGCAATATCGAGTGTCCGCACACCTAATTTTTTCTGACGTTTACCTGAAAGGACAAATTCATGCTTACAGTGACGGTCAAATGGCAAATCGAAATGAGCACTTAAGCGGCGCATCATATAGTTCGCATTTAACACGGCATTATCCGTTACAGCCTTTAGGCCGTCTGGACCCATAGAGCGAATGTACGCATATGCTCTGACGTTAATGCCAAAGTTGCCATAGAACGGCTTCACGCGGCCAATTGATTCTGGTCGATCATCATCAAAGTAAAAGCGGCCTTCCTTCTTCACAAGTACCGGCTTTGGCAAGTACGGAATCAAATCCTTTTTTACACCAACAGGACCTGAACCAGGGCCTCCGCCTCCGTGTGGACCTGTAAAGGTTTTATGAAGATTTAAGTGAACGACATCAAATCCCATATCCCCCGGTCTTGCTCTGCTTAAAACGGCATTCAAGTTGGCTCCGTCATAATAAAGCTTACCGCCAGCTCCATGAACGATTTCAGCCATTTCTAAAATATTTTCTTCGAATAGGCCGAGTGTATTCGGATTCGTCAGCATTAAAGCAGCTGTTTCTTCATTGACAACACGGCGCAGGTCCTCTAAATCAACAAGCCCATTCGTATCAGATGCGACGGTAATGGTTTCAAATCCGGCCACTGTCGCAGATGCCGGGTTCGTTCCATGGGCAGAATCAGGCACAATGACTTTTGTTCGCTTATGGTCTCCTCTTGCTTCATGGTACGCACGGATCATCATGAGTCCTGTCCATTCCCCGTGTGCTCCTGCCGCAGGCTGTAATGTCACAGCGTCCATCCCAGTAATTTCTTCAAGATGAGCACCCAGGTCGTGGAGTAACTCTAATGCACCTTGCACAGTGTCTGCCTCCTGTAGTGGATGGACTTGCGCGAAGCCTGCAAGGCGTGCGACCTTTTCATTAATCTTAGGATTATATTTCATCGTACAAGAGCCAAGAGGATAAAATCCGGAATCGACCCCATGATTACGTCTTGATAATGCTGTATAATGACGCATGATATCAAGCTCAGATACTTCAGGAAGCTCAGCATCCTCATGACGGATATACGTGTCATCAAATAAAGACGGGATCTCCTGTTCAGGTACATCTAAATCAGGCAGGCTATAACCAATTCTTCCTTCTTTGGATAATTCAAAAATAAGCGGCTGATCTTGTTTATTCATGGCGATCCCCCAATTCCTTAATGAACGTATCAATTTCTTCTTTCGTTCTTAGCTCTGTTACGGCGACAAGCATGTGATGTTGAAGCTCTGGGTAGTCTATCCCTAAGTCATAGCCGCCGATGATTCCTTTTTCAAGCAATCGTTTATTGGCTTCTTTCACAGGCTCTTGTAATTTGATCACAAATTCATTAAAATGGGCCCCTTCTACATCAGCAAGCAGTCCATATGTTTGAGCCTGCGTCTTAGCATAGTGCGCTTTTTGCACGTTTTGATAGGCGATGTCTTTGATGCCTGTTTTTCCGAGTGCTGTCATGGCAACGGAAGCGGCTAATGCATTTAATGCCTGATTCGAACAAATATTGGACGTCGCTTTATCTCTCCGAATATGCTGCTCACGCGCTTGAAGGGTCAGCACAAACCCACGAACACCATTTTCGTCTTCTGTCTGCCCCACTAAACGACCTGGCACTTTTCGCATCAACTTTTTCGTCACAGCAAAATATCCGCAATGCGGTCCGCCAAACGCTGCTGGAATGCCAAACGGCTGTGCATCACCAACGACAATGTCTGCCCCAAGTTTTCCTGGCGGCGTCAGTAACCCGAGTGCAAGCGGATTGCTTGAGACAATGAACAGACTTTTCCCTTTATGCGCAATAGGTTCAATGTCTTTTAACGGTTCGACGACACCAAAAAAGTTTGGATATTGCACAAGAACTGCTGCTGTATCGTCGCAGACGGCCTTCTCTAATGCTGCTAGATCCGTCTGCCCTTTTTTCGCAGGCACTTCAACAACTTCGATGTGCTGTCCTTTGGCGTATGTTTTTAGCACTGCTCTTGATTCAGGATGAACCGTTTCAGAAACAACCACTTTTTTCTTTTTTGTATGTCCCGCAGCGAGCATCGCCGCTTCAGCTAATGCCGTCCCGCCATCATACATCGAGGAGTTAGCAAGATCCATACCCGTCAGCTCAGCAATCATTGTTTGAAATTCAAAAATGGCCTGTAATTCACCTTGCGAAATCTCCGGCTGATAAGGTGTGTATGCTGTATAAAATTCAGAACGTGAGATGACATGATCAACAATAACAGGCTGGTAATGATCATATACACCGGCACCAAGAAACGATGCATAGGAAACCGTATCTTTATTCTTTGCAGCTAATCGGGATAATTCCCTTACGAGCTCTGTTTCAGATGCGGCTGGTTTAATGTTGTATGCTCCTTTAAATCTCACTTTTTCTGGGATATCTGAAAAAAGCTCATCAATCGACTGAACGCCGATGACATCCAGCATTTCTTTTTGATCTTGCTCTGTTTGCGGCAGATACCTGTGCTTCATCCTCTATTCCCCCTCATTATTTGGCTCTTTTATAAAATGGTGTCGAGACGATTTTAGCTTTTAGACGTTTTTTGCGAACTTGTACTTCCACCTCTGCCTGAAGCTGCGCCTGAGAAGATTCGATCAAAGCAAGCCCGACATTTTTCTTTAGTGTTGGGGATTGTGTGCCCGTTGTGACAACCCCAATCTGCTTTTCTCCTGAAAAGACCGGATAGTCTGTGCGCGGAATCCCTTTATCGATCATTTCAATGCCGACAAGCTTTCGCTTCGCTCCCTCTTCTTTTTGCTTTTTGAGCGCTTCTTTGCCAATAAAATTGGCTTCTTTATCCGTTTTGACAGCAAAGCCAATCCCGCCTTCTAATGGAGAGATATCCTTTGTCAGCTCCTGGCCATAAAGCGGAAGTCTTGCTTCAAATCTCAAGGTGTCACGTGCACCGAGCCCGCACGGTATTAACCCTTTTGGCTTGCCTGCTTCTAATAAAGCCGACCAGATGTGGACCGCATCTTCTGACTGGCAGTAGATTTCAAAGCCGTCCTCCCCTGTGTAGCCCGTTCTTGAAACAAGCACTTCTTTTTGAGCGACCTCAGCTTTTGATAAAAATGTAAATGGCTTGAGAGATGTCACCTCTTCATCCGCCACATCTTTCATAATGTCAGCAGCAAGAGGTCCTTGAAGGGCTAGCAAGGCGATTTGATCAGAGACATTTTGGATCAATACGTCGTTCTCATTTTGATGCTGAAGCAGCCAATCCACATCTTTTTCAATATTTGATGCATTAATGACAAGCAAATAATTGTTCTTTTCTTTTTGATAGACGAGCAGATCATCCACCGTCCCGCCATCTTCATAGCACATGGCTGTATATAGTGCCTTACCGTCTGTCAGCTTAGACACATCATTGGTTAATAACCTTTGTAAAAAAGGAAGGGCATCTTGACCTTTGATTTCCACCTCACCCATGTGAGACACATCAAAAAGCCCTGCTTTTGTTCGAACAGCTTCATGTTCTTCTTTAATGGAAGAAAATTGGACAGGTAATTCCCAGCCCCCGAAGTCAATGGTTTTTGCGCCAAACGTTTCATACGCATGAAAAAGCGGTGTTCGTTTCAACATCAATCGTTTCCCCCTTTTTTCTTTCAGTGCAGATCACAAGCTGAATTTTCAGAAAAAAATCGCAGCAAAAAAGGACAGAGCGCTCCCTTTTATCAAAAAGAAGTCTCTGTCCTTGCACCTGAAAGTTTACAGCACAACAGCATTGTGCGTTTTCCCCTTTGGTGGTTTGCTAAAAATCGATGAGCAAACACTCTCCAGAGTTGCGTCCGGTAAGAGTACTTTTGCCTGAGAGATTCACTGAAACGATTCAGCTTGCTCCTTCGGCGCCTGCCAGTGTTAAATAACCGCCAAGTCTCTCCCCATACCATCATCCGCTCATATTCTTCACATTTATTGGACATACTATCAAAATGGGTGACTTATTTTCTAGATCACTTACCAACATCCTACCATTAGAAACGGATGAAGAGCAACAGAAAAATCATTAACATTTTTTAAACAAACATTCACTATCGTTCGCTTTTATTCATATATCTAGTCTTTTAAAGACCTCTTAAAAAATGAAGCGTTTAAATACAGAACAATTTTATCCTTAACCTATTAGAAAGGCAGGCGATCACATTGAATATTCAAACGATTTTTGATCAGGAATGGGCAAGTAAATTTCAGCAGCGGCTTGCAGCAGACGGCCCCTGGGCGAACTGGGAAATGTACCGTTTAGCGACGCAGGTCCAAAAAGTCACAGCCATTGATTCATTTGAAGGACTGCAAGCTCCCGCGCACCTGCCTGCATTCACGCCTTTAAAACATCAGCTTGAAGTAGCCAGAAGAGTCGTAGAAGAGATGAACGGAAAAGCCATTTTAGCAGATGAAGTGGGACTTGGAAAAACCGTAGAAGCAGGACTCATTATCAAAGAATACATGATTCGTGGACTTGCAAAAAAAATTCTCATACTTGTCCCCGCCTCCCTTGTGTCTCAATGGGTACAGGAGCTGCGGACGAAATTTTACATTGATGCTGTCGAACAAAAAAAGAGCTACGTGTGGGAGCAGTGTGACGTCGTGGTTTCCTCCATTGATACAGCCAAAAGACAGCCGCATCGAGACACCATTTTATCAATTGCCTACGATATGGTCATTATTGATGAAGCACACAAACTGAAAAACAATAAAACGAAAAACTATGAATTTGTGAGAAATCTAAATAAGAAATTCTGCCTGCTGCTGACAGCGACACCTATCCAAAACCGTATCGGAGAAATATTTAATCTCGTTTCCCTTCTGAAGCCAGGCCACCTCGGGAATGAACATCAGTTTAAAGATGTCTTTGCCAAAAAGGATTTACAGCTTGAAGACCACGACCGATTAAAACAGCTTGTGAATAAAGTGATGATTCGTAACCGAAGGCAAGACACAGGCATCGAGTGGACAAAACGGCATGTCAAAACGATTTCCATTGATTTCTCTCCAACGGAACAAGCTTTGTATGATGAAATCTGCAAGCTGAAAGAGAACCCGTCTTATGCAAAGCACATGTTTTCCATCATGACCTTGGAACGAGAATGCTGTTCAAGCCGCGAGGCGGTCTATATGACGATTAAAAAAATGCAGGAAGATGAAAAACATATCCTTGGATCCTCTGCTATAGCGCAAATTATGGAGAAAATCAATCAAGTTCAGCAAAACACAAAGGCGCTTGAAGTCGTCAAGCTTATTCAGCAGTTAAATGAAAAGGTCATTATTTTCACCGAATACCGCGCG is drawn from Bacillus pumilus and contains these coding sequences:
- a CDS encoding lipoate--protein ligase family protein → MQKEKWCFIDTGNQDPAFNMAMDEALLYWHSEKLIPPVIRFYGWNPATLSVGYFQHVEKEINMEAVERYGLGFVRRPTGGRGVLHDQELTYSVIVSEEHPEMPATVTEAYRVISEGILEGFKELGLDAYFAIPRTDKEKESLKNPRSSVCFDAPSWYELVVEGRKVAGSAQTRQKGVILQHGSILIDLDEDKLFDLFLYPNDRVRERMQRSFKNKAVAINEISDRTCTIDDARVAFKRGFEKGLNIELVPYELTDEELAFVHHLAKTKYASDEWNYKR
- a CDS encoding SA1362 family protein — translated: MNRRVHPAFTIIFALGILGFVYLLTTNPGRLFTMLLSVVIIGAALFFLFRWLMNRRTGTEGNLYRKAVKQSKRRYQQPKPKTKSQMKNRVTHLRSVPTDHKSKPVLLKKKSQTQLTVIEGKKNKKKNRALF
- the mntR gene encoding transcriptional regulator MntR: MTTPSMEDYIEQIYMLIEEKGYARVSDIAEALAVHPSSVTKMVQKLDKDEYLIYEKYRGLILTPKGKKIGKRLVYRHELLEQFLRIIGVDEEKIYDDVEGIEHHLSWNSIDRIGDLVQFFEENDERSVQLKAIQKKNEQTNQES
- a CDS encoding rhodanese-like domain-containing protein codes for the protein MFNYIVLSLCGLFVLYSIGSYIYQQRIMKTLTEAEFIKGYRKAQLIDVREPNEFEGGHILGARNIPLSQLKQRKNEIRPDKPVYLYCQNNLRSGKAAQTLRKNGCREIYNLKGGFKKWGGRIKTKN
- the gcvT gene encoding glycine cleavage system aminomethyltransferase GcvT, translating into MLKRTPLFHAYETFGAKTIDFGGWELPVQFSSIKEEHEAVRTKAGLFDVSHMGEVEIKGQDALPFLQRLLTNDVSKLTDGKALYTAMCYEDGGTVDDLLVYQKEKNNYLLVINASNIEKDVDWLLQHQNENDVLIQNVSDQIALLALQGPLAADIMKDVADEEVTSLKPFTFLSKAEVAQKEVLVSRTGYTGEDGFEIYCQSEDAVHIWSALLEAGKPKGLIPCGLGARDTLRFEARLPLYGQELTKDISPLEGGIGFAVKTDKEANFIGKEALKKQKEEGAKRKLVGIEMIDKGIPRTDYPVFSGEKQIGVVTTGTQSPTLKKNVGLALIESSQAQLQAEVEVQVRKKRLKAKIVSTPFYKRAK
- the gcvPA gene encoding aminomethyl-transferring glycine dehydrogenase subunit GcvPA, yielding MKHRYLPQTEQDQKEMLDVIGVQSIDELFSDIPEKVRFKGAYNIKPAASETELVRELSRLAAKNKDTVSYASFLGAGVYDHYQPVIVDHVISRSEFYTAYTPYQPEISQGELQAIFEFQTMIAELTGMDLANSSMYDGGTALAEAAMLAAGHTKKKKVVVSETVHPESRAVLKTYAKGQHIEVVEVPAKKGQTDLAALEKAVCDDTAAVLVQYPNFFGVVEPLKDIEPIAHKGKSLFIVSSNPLALGLLTPPGKLGADIVVGDAQPFGIPAAFGGPHCGYFAVTKKLMRKVPGRLVGQTEDENGVRGFVLTLQAREQHIRRDKATSNICSNQALNALAASVAMTALGKTGIKDIAYQNVQKAHYAKTQAQTYGLLADVEGAHFNEFVIKLQEPVKEANKRLLEKGIIGGYDLGIDYPELQHHMLVAVTELRTKEEIDTFIKELGDRHE
- a CDS encoding DEAD/DEAH box helicase, translated to MNIQTIFDQEWASKFQQRLAADGPWANWEMYRLATQVQKVTAIDSFEGLQAPAHLPAFTPLKHQLEVARRVVEEMNGKAILADEVGLGKTVEAGLIIKEYMIRGLAKKILILVPASLVSQWVQELRTKFYIDAVEQKKSYVWEQCDVVVSSIDTAKRQPHRDTILSIAYDMVIIDEAHKLKNNKTKNYEFVRNLNKKFCLLLTATPIQNRIGEIFNLVSLLKPGHLGNEHQFKDVFAKKDLQLEDHDRLKQLVNKVMIRNRRQDTGIEWTKRHVKTISIDFSPTEQALYDEICKLKENPSYAKHMFSIMTLERECCSSREAVYMTIKKMQEDEKHILGSSAIAQIMEKINQVQQNTKALEVVKLIQQLNEKVIIFTEYRATQIYLQWFLQQNGISSVPFRGGFKRGKKDWMKDLFRERAQVLIATEAGGEGINLQFCNQIINYDLPWNPMRLEQRIGRIHRLGQERDVHIYNMATNGTVEEHILKLLYEKIQLFENVIGDLDDILTRIDIKDAETELHQILFQHESDGDMKKKLTQFASYLSEAKTPLLEKRQQGS
- a CDS encoding patatin-like phospholipase family protein, which produces MKIDGVFSGGGIKGAALAGAYEALEARGYQFVRLAGTSAGAIIASLIAAGFTSQEIRELLDEMDEHHLLDRRCQFIPFKMLRWVSIYWRLGLYKGDRLEKWLTDVLKRKGVTVFGDLKKDSLKIVASDLTNGKILVLPDDLPSYGLNPERFSVARAIRMSCSLPYFFEPVKLRSSKGICTIVDGGVLSNFPIWLFAEEKKRPFVGVTLTPNEKERPQHSIRNAFELFGALFETMRGAHDERHIATKHERHVIFIPVEHVIATDFHLMTEKKKALVDLGRQKAEQFLKSWTF
- the gcvPB gene encoding aminomethyl-transferring glycine dehydrogenase subunit GcvPB, whose translation is MNKQDQPLIFELSKEGRIGYSLPDLDVPEQEIPSLFDDTYIRHEDAELPEVSELDIMRHYTALSRRNHGVDSGFYPLGSCTMKYNPKINEKVARLAGFAQVHPLQEADTVQGALELLHDLGAHLEEITGMDAVTLQPAAGAHGEWTGLMMIRAYHEARGDHKRTKVIVPDSAHGTNPASATVAGFETITVASDTNGLVDLEDLRRVVNEETAALMLTNPNTLGLFEENILEMAEIVHGAGGKLYYDGANLNAVLSRARPGDMGFDVVHLNLHKTFTGPHGGGGPGSGPVGVKKDLIPYLPKPVLVKKEGRFYFDDDRPESIGRVKPFYGNFGINVRAYAYIRSMGPDGLKAVTDNAVLNANYMMRRLSAHFDLPFDRHCKHEFVLSGKRQKKLGVRTLDIAKRLLDFGYHPPTIYFPLNVEECIMIEPTETESKETLDAFIEAMIQIAKEAEENPEVVQEAPHTTVVKRMDETKAARNPVLVFER